A section of the Mesorhizobium loti genome encodes:
- the rirA gene encoding iron-responsive transcriptional regulator RirA: protein MRLTRQTNYAMRILMYCAANNDRLSRIPEIATAYSVSELFLFKILQPLVEHGLVETVRGRNGGVRLGRAAEAISLFDVVRVTEESFAMAECFENDAAECPLVDSCALNSALREALNAFFAVLSRYTIADMVAARPNVRNLLGIDMLERRAPAA, encoded by the coding sequence ATGCGGCTTACCCGCCAGACCAACTATGCCATGCGTATCCTGATGTATTGTGCCGCCAACAATGACCGGTTGAGCCGCATTCCCGAAATCGCGACCGCCTACTCCGTTTCGGAACTTTTCCTGTTCAAGATCCTGCAGCCGCTGGTCGAGCATGGCCTGGTCGAGACCGTGCGCGGCCGCAATGGCGGTGTCCGGCTTGGCCGTGCCGCCGAGGCGATCAGCCTCTTTGACGTCGTGCGCGTCACCGAGGAAAGCTTCGCCATGGCCGAATGCTTCGAGAACGATGCGGCCGAGTGCCCGCTGGTCGACAGCTGCGCGTTGAATTCAGCGCTGCGCGAGGCGCTCAACGCCTTCTTCGCCGTGCTTTCCCGCTACACGATCGCCGATATGGTGGCGGCAAGGCCGAATGTGCGCAACCTGCTTGGCATCGACATGCTGGAACGCCGCGCCCCGGCCGCCTGA
- a CDS encoding DUF445 domain-containing protein → MSQSASSLAPVRFDADAAAKLSALRRTKFIATAALALCVLVFALAKSFESSYPWLGFVAAFAEAATIGGLADWYAVVALFRRPLGLPIPHTAIIPENQNRIADNLGRFIEANFLAPEPVREKLAEVDFAALVADWLTDVERAAGLSRFVVRLVPQTLAAVEQSGLRGFVTSRMLEQIEKVPLAPLAAELLSALTDDRRHQKLFDEFIKVVGRFLNDEQALATMREKIREELPSLFNLFRADAYLLKKIVASASSLLEEVRADPDHPMRAEFDRFAQGFVERLRTSKQYAKRAEKMKHDFLARPEVRALAGDMWQSLSLFIEQDAKAPNSVIRAHLANMFVEVGRHLAGDARIRADMNRGFVVALASFVESQKSGVSKFIADQVKRWDLGQLTRLIEMNIGRDLQYIRFNGMIIGGLAGIVLYTIELLLPVN, encoded by the coding sequence ATGTCACAATCGGCTTCGTCCCTGGCGCCTGTCCGTTTCGATGCCGATGCGGCAGCCAAGCTCTCGGCGCTGCGGCGGACCAAATTCATCGCCACGGCCGCGCTGGCGCTTTGCGTGTTGGTGTTCGCCCTGGCCAAGTCGTTCGAGAGCTCCTATCCATGGCTGGGGTTCGTCGCCGCGTTCGCCGAGGCGGCGACCATTGGCGGCCTGGCCGACTGGTACGCGGTGGTGGCGCTGTTCAGGCGGCCGCTCGGGCTGCCGATCCCGCACACCGCCATCATCCCGGAAAACCAGAACCGCATCGCTGACAATCTCGGCCGCTTCATCGAGGCCAATTTCCTGGCGCCGGAGCCGGTGCGGGAAAAACTCGCCGAGGTGGATTTTGCCGCACTCGTCGCCGACTGGCTGACTGATGTCGAACGCGCCGCCGGCCTGTCGCGCTTCGTCGTGCGGCTGGTGCCACAGACGCTGGCCGCCGTCGAGCAATCCGGCCTGCGCGGCTTCGTCACCAGCCGCATGCTCGAACAGATCGAAAAGGTGCCGCTGGCGCCGCTGGCGGCGGAGCTCCTGTCGGCGCTCACCGACGACCGCCGCCACCAGAAACTGTTCGACGAGTTCATCAAGGTGGTCGGCCGCTTCCTCAATGATGAACAGGCGCTGGCGACGATGCGTGAGAAAATCCGCGAGGAATTGCCGTCGCTGTTCAACCTGTTCAGAGCCGACGCCTATCTTCTGAAGAAGATCGTCGCGTCTGCGAGCTCTCTGCTAGAGGAAGTGCGCGCCGATCCGGACCATCCAATGCGCGCCGAGTTCGACCGTTTCGCGCAAGGCTTCGTCGAACGGCTGCGGACGTCCAAGCAATATGCAAAGCGTGCCGAGAAGATGAAACACGATTTCCTCGCCCGCCCCGAAGTCAGGGCGCTGGCCGGGGACATGTGGCAGAGCCTCAGCCTGTTCATCGAGCAGGACGCCAAGGCGCCGAATTCGGTGATCCGCGCGCATCTCGCCAACATGTTCGTCGAGGTCGGCCGCCATCTTGCCGGCGATGCGCGGATCCGGGCCGACATGAACCGGGGGTTCGTCGTGGCGCTGGCCTCCTTCGTCGAGAGCCAGAAGAGCGGCGTGTCGAAATTCATAGCCGACCAGGTCAAGCGCTGGGACCTTGGCCAGCTGACGCGGCTGATCGAGATGAACATTGGCCGAGACCTGCAGTACATCCGCTTCAACGGCATGATCATCGGCGGGCTGGCGGGCATAGTGCTTTATACGATCGAGTTGCTGCTCCCGGTCAATTGA
- a CDS encoding phasin family protein yields MAKQPESDSFMDMFGKFGRDLKVPNVDVEAILAHHRKNLEALEKAARASAAGATSLLSRQREMLQDTLREVADVAQGYRAPGNPQELMAKQTEFARKSFEAALKNAGEVAELARKSGSESIDILRARIKEAMEEIRAGYEKK; encoded by the coding sequence ATGGCAAAACAACCGGAATCCGATTCCTTCATGGACATGTTCGGCAAATTCGGCCGCGACCTGAAGGTGCCCAATGTCGATGTCGAGGCGATCCTCGCCCATCACCGCAAGAACCTGGAAGCGCTGGAGAAGGCGGCGCGAGCCAGCGCAGCCGGAGCGACCTCGCTGTTGTCAAGGCAACGCGAGATGCTGCAGGACACGTTGCGCGAGGTTGCCGACGTGGCGCAGGGCTACAGGGCGCCGGGCAATCCGCAGGAACTCATGGCCAAGCAGACGGAGTTCGCCAGGAAATCATTCGAGGCGGCGCTCAAGAATGCAGGCGAAGTGGCTGAATTGGCCCGGAAATCCGGCAGCGAATCGATCGACATCCTGCGCGCGCGCATCAAGGAGGCGATGGAGGAAATCCGCGCCGGCTACGAGAAGAAGTAG
- a CDS encoding MaoC family dehydratase, with amino-acid sequence MTEVRPKTPPTYEQLRTMSGQELGVSEWTTVDQNRINQFAECTGDHQWIHVDPERARRQSPFRTTIAHGYLTLSIIGALALGMGIVPENTQAAFNYGFDKVRFLAPVKVGARIRLRTVLLSMEDRGPGQYLMKAANTVEIEGEEKPALTAETLVMLYERRKRAGA; translated from the coding sequence ATGACTGAAGTACGGCCTAAAACGCCGCCGACCTACGAGCAGTTGAGGACGATGTCCGGGCAGGAACTGGGCGTCTCGGAATGGACCACGGTCGACCAGAACCGTATCAACCAGTTCGCCGAATGCACCGGCGACCATCAATGGATCCATGTCGATCCCGAGCGGGCGCGGCGGCAAAGCCCGTTCCGCACGACGATCGCGCACGGCTACCTGACGCTGTCGATCATCGGCGCGCTGGCGCTCGGCATGGGCATAGTGCCCGAGAACACCCAGGCCGCCTTCAACTACGGCTTCGACAAGGTGCGCTTCCTCGCGCCGGTCAAGGTCGGCGCACGGATCAGGCTGCGCACGGTCCTGCTTTCCATGGAAGACAGAGGGCCCGGCCAATACCTGATGAAGGCGGCCAACACCGTCGAGATCGAAGGCGAGGAAAAGCCGGCACTGACGGCCGAAACGCTGGTCATGCTTTACGAGCGCCGCAAACGCGCGGGGGCCTGA
- a CDS encoding MFS transporter gives MAVATQGRDGLTSAPQEKEAVGWALASLSLATLLSSLGTSIASVGLPSLMQTFGASFQAVQWVVLAYLLAITTLIVSAGRLADMFGRRPLLLGGIALFTSASALCGLAPTLWLLIATRAVQGLGAALMMALTLAFVAETVSKERTGSAMGLLGAMSAIGTTLGPSLGGLLIAGLGWRAIFLVNVPLGLLTFALAWRGLPASNKNAQTAQGGFDAIGTVLLALTLAAYALAMTLGRGNFGALKIGLLVATGIGVVLFVVTQSRVKTPLIQLASFRDPRLSASLAMSLIVATVMMATLVVAPFYLSRGLGLDAAMVGLVLSTGPLVSTLSALLAGRLSDRFGANRMMVAGLTSLAAGTFLLSLAMTKLGIASYVVPITVTCFGYALFQTSNNAAVMTGVGAGERGVMSGLLNLSRNLGLITGASLMGAIFAVASAGAQNVLGSASAARGMQVTFETATALALVALLLALFSPRFAGRARPRNS, from the coding sequence ATGGCAGTCGCCACACAAGGTCGAGATGGGCTGACATCGGCCCCGCAAGAGAAAGAAGCGGTCGGCTGGGCCTTGGCAAGCCTGTCGCTCGCCACGCTGCTGTCGTCGCTCGGGACCAGCATTGCGAGTGTCGGGTTACCCTCGCTGATGCAGACGTTCGGGGCGTCGTTCCAGGCCGTGCAATGGGTGGTTCTGGCCTACCTCCTCGCCATCACCACGCTGATCGTCAGCGCCGGGCGGCTGGCCGACATGTTCGGACGCCGGCCGCTGCTGCTTGGCGGCATCGCGTTGTTCACATCGGCATCGGCGCTCTGCGGCTTGGCGCCGACGCTCTGGCTGCTGATCGCCACGCGCGCCGTGCAGGGGCTTGGCGCCGCATTGATGATGGCGCTGACGCTGGCCTTTGTCGCCGAAACCGTCAGCAAGGAGCGGACCGGCAGCGCCATGGGCCTGCTCGGCGCCATGTCGGCGATCGGCACCACCCTCGGTCCCTCGCTCGGCGGCCTGCTGATCGCCGGCCTCGGCTGGCGCGCGATCTTTCTCGTCAATGTGCCGCTGGGTCTCCTGACCTTCGCCCTCGCCTGGCGTGGCTTGCCCGCGAGCAACAAGAACGCGCAGACCGCTCAAGGCGGGTTCGACGCGATAGGCACTGTCCTGCTGGCCCTGACCCTGGCTGCGTATGCACTGGCCATGACGCTTGGGCGAGGCAATTTCGGCGCGCTCAAAATTGGCCTGCTTGTTGCGACCGGCATCGGCGTTGTTCTCTTCGTCGTCACGCAATCAAGAGTGAAAACCCCGTTGATCCAGCTTGCCAGCTTCCGGGATCCGCGGCTCAGCGCCAGCCTGGCCATGAGCCTGATCGTCGCCACGGTGATGATGGCAACCTTGGTGGTTGCCCCGTTCTATCTGTCGCGAGGGTTGGGGCTCGATGCCGCGATGGTCGGCTTGGTGCTTTCAACCGGGCCGCTGGTCTCGACCCTGTCGGCGCTGCTGGCTGGGCGGCTTTCCGATCGCTTCGGGGCCAACAGGATGATGGTCGCCGGGCTCACCAGCCTTGCCGCGGGCACGTTCCTGCTCTCGCTCGCCATGACGAAACTCGGCATTGCCAGCTATGTCGTTCCGATCACCGTCACCTGCTTCGGCTATGCCCTGTTCCAGACCTCCAACAATGCGGCCGTCATGACCGGTGTCGGCGCCGGCGAACGCGGCGTCATGTCGGGCCTGCTCAACCTGTCGCGCAATCTCGGCCTCATCACCGGCGCATCCCTGATGGGCGCCATATTCGCGGTTGCGTCGGCTGGTGCTCAGAATGTTCTCGGCTCCGCCTCGGCCGCGCGGGGCATGCAGGTCACTTTTGAGACGGCAACGGCCCTGGCGCTGGTTGCGCTGCTGCTCGCCCTGTTCTCGCCCCGCTTTGCCGGCCGTGCCCGTCCCAGGAATTCCTGA
- a CDS encoding LysR family transcriptional regulator: MASPDLNLLFALDVLLAEGSVARAARRLRLSPSAMSRTLARLREATGDPLLVRAGRGLVATPRAEELRRQVGPVVQDAEVLLRPAELLDPASLDKVFTLRTNEGFVEEFGPRLVARIEVDAPGVRLRFAPKSDKDVLSLRDAAIDLEIGVAGETGPEVRIQALFRDRFIGAVRAGHPLSEGTVTPERYAAGRHISVSRRGREKGPIDEALSALGLRRTVVCMVSGFSAALAMARASDLIASVPERHTAGARAGMHSFPLPVTTVEVTISMLWHPRLDADPAQRWMRDCVREVCTGR; encoded by the coding sequence ATGGCGTCTCCTGATCTCAATTTGCTGTTTGCTCTCGACGTGCTGCTGGCGGAAGGCAGCGTGGCCCGCGCCGCGCGCCGCCTGCGGCTCAGCCCCTCGGCGATGAGCCGGACGCTGGCGCGGCTGCGCGAGGCAACGGGCGATCCTCTGCTGGTGCGGGCCGGGCGCGGCCTGGTGGCGACGCCGCGTGCGGAGGAATTGCGGCGGCAGGTCGGCCCCGTCGTCCAGGACGCGGAGGTGCTGCTGCGTCCTGCTGAGTTGCTCGATCCCGCAAGCCTGGACAAGGTCTTCACCCTGCGCACCAATGAGGGTTTCGTCGAGGAATTCGGTCCTCGTCTCGTCGCGCGCATCGAGGTCGATGCGCCAGGAGTACGGCTGCGTTTCGCGCCGAAATCCGACAAGGATGTGCTGTCGCTGCGCGACGCGGCGATCGACCTGGAAATCGGCGTCGCCGGCGAAACCGGACCCGAAGTGCGCATCCAGGCCCTGTTTCGCGACCGCTTCATTGGTGCTGTTCGAGCCGGCCATCCCTTGAGCGAAGGCACGGTGACGCCAGAGCGTTATGCGGCGGGCCGGCATATCAGCGTTTCGCGGCGTGGCCGCGAGAAAGGGCCGATCGACGAGGCTTTGAGCGCGCTTGGCTTGCGGCGGACGGTCGTGTGCATGGTTTCGGGTTTCTCGGCGGCACTCGCCATGGCGCGCGCCTCGGACCTGATCGCCAGCGTGCCCGAGCGGCACACGGCCGGCGCGCGCGCCGGCATGCACAGTTTTCCACTGCCTGTCACGACCGTGGAGGTCACCATTTCGATGCTCTGGCATCCGCGCCTCGATGCCGATCCGGCGCAGCGCTGGATGCGCGACTGCGTGCGGGAGGTCTGTACGGGGCGCTGA
- a CDS encoding PLP-dependent aminotransferase family protein: MSNLALETDGARALGAPTLVESVMAAIRQRIAARSLTPGARLPSIRAFAQSMQVSKSTVVEAYERLAAEGTIRSRPGSGFYAAGSLAPLSLAEIGPRLDRAVDPLWVSRQSLDAGDEVLKPGCGWLPAAWMPQAGLRRALRTAARADDAALADYGTPLGLPPLRQLLARRMAGHGIEASPEQIMLTESGTQAIDLLCRFLIEPADTVLVDDPCYFNFHALLRAHRAKVVSVPYTPSGPDIELFAQALAEHRPRLYITNSAIHNPTGAILSPVTAHRLLKLADQSDLTIVEDDIFADFEHTPAPRLAAFDGLHRVVQIGSFSKTLSASVRCGFIAAPRDWIEGLTDLKIATTFGGGRLAAELVLTLLKDGSYRKHMDLLRAKLARAMAETGTRLKAIGVTPWIDQPAGLFLWCGLPDGVDAADVARHALADNVVLAPGNAFSLSQTASRFLRFNVAQCEDQRIFKVLEAAMAR, encoded by the coding sequence ATGAGCAACCTCGCCTTGGAAACTGATGGCGCGCGCGCCCTGGGCGCCCCCACTCTGGTCGAAAGCGTCATGGCGGCCATCCGCCAAAGGATCGCCGCGCGCAGCCTGACGCCGGGAGCCCGGCTGCCGTCGATCCGCGCCTTCGCGCAATCCATGCAGGTGTCCAAGTCCACCGTGGTCGAAGCCTATGAGCGGCTGGCCGCCGAAGGCACGATCCGCTCCCGGCCGGGCTCAGGCTTCTATGCCGCCGGCTCGCTAGCGCCGCTGTCGTTGGCCGAGATCGGTCCCCGGCTCGACCGTGCCGTCGATCCGCTCTGGGTCTCGCGCCAGTCGCTGGACGCCGGCGACGAGGTGCTGAAACCTGGCTGCGGCTGGCTGCCGGCCGCATGGATGCCCCAGGCCGGACTGCGTCGCGCGCTACGCACGGCAGCGCGCGCCGATGATGCCGCGCTTGCCGACTACGGCACGCCGCTCGGCCTGCCGCCGCTGCGGCAACTCTTGGCGCGGCGCATGGCCGGGCATGGCATCGAAGCCTCGCCTGAACAGATCATGCTGACGGAATCGGGCACGCAGGCCATTGACCTCCTGTGCCGGTTCCTGATCGAGCCCGCCGACACGGTGCTGGTCGACGATCCCTGCTACTTCAATTTCCACGCTTTGCTGCGCGCCCACCGCGCCAAGGTCGTCAGTGTTCCTTACACGCCGTCGGGGCCTGATATCGAGCTGTTCGCGCAGGCGCTCGCCGAACACCGGCCGCGCCTCTACATCACCAACTCCGCCATCCACAACCCGACCGGCGCAATCCTGTCACCGGTCACCGCGCATCGTCTGCTCAAGCTCGCCGACCAGTCGGACCTGACCATCGTCGAGGACGACATCTTCGCCGATTTCGAGCACACCCCTGCCCCCAGGCTGGCGGCCTTCGATGGGCTGCATCGCGTCGTCCAGATCGGCAGCTTCTCCAAGACGCTGTCGGCCTCGGTCCGCTGCGGTTTCATCGCAGCGCCCCGCGACTGGATCGAGGGCCTGACCGACCTCAAGATCGCCACCACCTTCGGCGGCGGACGGCTGGCGGCCGAACTGGTGCTGACGCTGCTCAAGGACGGCAGCTACCGCAAGCATATGGATCTGCTGCGCGCCAAGCTTGCGCGCGCCATGGCCGAGACCGGCACTCGCCTGAAGGCGATCGGCGTCACGCCCTGGATCGACCAGCCGGCCGGCCTGTTCCTGTGGTGCGGCCTGCCCGACGGCGTGGACGCGGCCGACGTTGCACGCCATGCCCTGGCCGACAACGTCGTGCTGGCGCCTGGCAACGCATTCAGCCTGTCGCAGACGGCCAGCCGTTTCCTGCGCTTCAACGTCGCCCAGTGCGAAGACCAGCGGATCTTCAAGGTGCTTGAGGCCGCGATGGCACGCTGA
- a CDS encoding DMT family transporter yields MDKTANGWLNGFIGVLIFSGSLPATRVAVMDFDPTFVTSARAAIAGLLGLAMLLLFRQKRPERGDLLSLAIVALGVVVGFPLLTALALKHVTSAHSIIFVGLLPLATAIFGVLRGGERPRPAFWLFSCIGSALVAGFALMQGVTASPLGDGLMLGAVVVCGLGYAEGAALSRRLGGWQVICWALTLSLPIMLVLTFVTLPPSFAAVGAHAWIGLAYVSLFSMLIGFVFWYRGLAQGGIAAVGQLQLLQPFFGLALAASLLHEQVSPLMVVVTLGVVACVFGAKKFAR; encoded by the coding sequence ATGGACAAGACCGCGAACGGTTGGCTGAACGGATTTATCGGCGTGCTGATCTTCTCAGGCTCGCTGCCGGCGACGCGCGTTGCCGTGATGGATTTCGATCCGACATTCGTGACGTCAGCCCGCGCCGCGATTGCCGGATTGCTTGGCCTGGCAATGCTGCTCTTGTTCCGCCAGAAACGCCCGGAACGGGGCGATCTCTTGTCGCTGGCGATCGTCGCGCTTGGGGTGGTGGTCGGCTTTCCCTTGCTGACCGCGCTGGCGCTGAAGCACGTCACCTCAGCCCACTCGATCATCTTCGTCGGCCTGCTGCCACTGGCAACGGCGATCTTCGGCGTGCTGCGCGGCGGCGAGCGGCCAAGACCGGCGTTCTGGCTGTTTTCGTGCATCGGCAGCGCGCTCGTCGCTGGCTTTGCGTTGATGCAAGGCGTGACCGCGTCACCGCTCGGCGACGGCCTGATGCTGGGCGCCGTCGTCGTGTGCGGATTGGGCTACGCCGAGGGCGCCGCGCTGTCGCGCAGGCTCGGCGGCTGGCAAGTGATCTGCTGGGCGCTGACGCTGTCGCTGCCGATCATGCTGGTGCTGACTTTCGTGACGCTGCCGCCGTCCTTTGCCGCCGTCGGCGCCCACGCCTGGATCGGGCTCGCCTATGTCTCTCTGTTCAGCATGCTGATCGGCTTCGTGTTCTGGTATCGGGGGCTGGCGCAAGGCGGCATTGCCGCGGTGGGCCAGCTGCAATTGCTGCAGCCCTTCTTCGGCCTGGCGCTCGCGGCGAGCCTGCTGCACGAGCAGGTCAGCCCGCTGATGGTGGTAGTCACGCTGGGCGTCGTGGCGTGCGTGTTCGGGGCGAAGAAGTTCGCGCGCTAG
- a CDS encoding zinc-dependent alcohol dehydrogenase family protein → MKAVVFEKFGEAPTIQTVPDPKPAADGVVIKVEATGLCRSDWHGWMGHDDDIRLPHVPGHELAGVVVAAGKRVTHWKAGDRVTVPFVGGCGHCFECTSGNHQVCEHQFQPGFTAWGSFAEYVAIDFADTNLVRLPEEMEFATAASLGCRFVTSFRAIVDQGRVKPGEWVAVHGCGGVGLSAIMIASAMGANVIAIDLTDEKLEFARKIGAVATINASTTPNVVKAVKQLTNGGVHMSMDALGHPTTSFNSISNLRRRGRHVQVGLMLGDHAKAAVPMSKIIAFELEILGSHGMQAYRYQAMMEMIRTGKLKPELLVGKKISLDEAPAALMAMGGFEGIGIGVVTKF, encoded by the coding sequence ATGAAAGCCGTCGTCTTCGAGAAATTCGGCGAAGCGCCGACGATCCAGACCGTCCCAGATCCGAAGCCGGCCGCCGATGGCGTCGTGATCAAGGTCGAGGCAACCGGGCTCTGCCGCAGCGACTGGCATGGCTGGATGGGCCATGACGATGATATCCGGCTGCCGCATGTGCCGGGCCATGAATTGGCAGGCGTCGTTGTGGCGGCCGGCAAGCGCGTGACGCACTGGAAGGCAGGCGACCGGGTCACGGTGCCTTTTGTCGGCGGCTGCGGCCACTGCTTCGAATGCACGTCCGGCAACCATCAGGTCTGCGAGCATCAGTTCCAGCCCGGTTTCACCGCCTGGGGCTCTTTCGCCGAATATGTCGCCATCGACTTCGCCGACACCAATCTCGTACGCTTACCGGAAGAGATGGAATTCGCCACCGCTGCCAGCCTAGGCTGCCGCTTCGTCACGTCGTTCCGGGCGATCGTCGACCAGGGACGGGTCAAGCCCGGCGAATGGGTTGCCGTGCATGGCTGCGGCGGCGTCGGGCTTTCGGCGATCATGATCGCCAGCGCCATGGGCGCCAATGTCATTGCCATTGATCTCACCGACGAGAAACTGGAGTTTGCCCGCAAGATCGGCGCGGTGGCGACCATCAACGCATCGACCACCCCCAATGTGGTGAAAGCGGTCAAGCAGCTCACCAATGGCGGCGTTCACATGTCGATGGACGCGCTCGGCCATCCGACCACCTCGTTCAACTCCATCTCGAACCTGCGCCGGCGCGGCCGCCATGTGCAGGTCGGCCTGATGCTGGGCGACCATGCCAAGGCTGCGGTGCCCATGAGCAAGATCATCGCTTTCGAGTTGGAGATCCTCGGCAGCCACGGCATGCAGGCTTACCGCTACCAGGCGATGATGGAGATGATTCGCACCGGCAAGCTCAAGCCCGAACTGCTAGTCGGCAAGAAGATCAGCCTCGACGAAGCGCCCGCCGCCTTGATGGCGATGGGCGGTTTCGAAGGCATCGGTATCGGCGTGGTGACGAAGTTCTAG
- a CDS encoding winged helix-turn-helix transcriptional regulator, whose translation MVKRTSHHQADCLIARPLDAIGDWWSLLIVRDAFDGLRRFGEFQKSLGVAKNILSARLRNLVAHGILETVPAPDGSAHHEYVLTEKGRGLFYVLVALRQWGETYFSGPGEPYTFMVDTRSGRPIRRLEVHAEDGRVLVPGDTRLADFRDRENG comes from the coding sequence ATGGTGAAACGAACGAGCCACCACCAGGCGGATTGCCTGATCGCGCGGCCGCTGGATGCGATCGGCGACTGGTGGTCTCTGCTCATCGTGCGCGACGCCTTCGACGGCTTGCGCCGCTTCGGCGAATTCCAGAAGAGCCTCGGCGTCGCCAAGAACATCCTGTCGGCGCGGCTGCGCAATCTGGTTGCGCACGGCATTCTCGAGACAGTGCCGGCTCCCGACGGCAGCGCGCACCATGAATATGTGCTTACAGAAAAGGGGCGCGGCCTGTTCTATGTCCTGGTCGCCCTGCGGCAATGGGGCGAAACCTATTTCTCCGGACCGGGCGAGCCCTATACTTTCATGGTCGATACGCGGAGCGGACGGCCGATCAGGCGCTTGGAAGTGCATGCCGAGGATGGTCGGGTGCTTGTTCCCGGGGACACCAGACTTGCCGATTTCCGCGACCGCGAAAACGGCTGA
- a CDS encoding MFS transporter, which produces MNLQVVDGVATGAERADRLPRAIPASPPGLSGMTALVFAIACGLSVANVYFAHPLLDAIAHDFAIAPASVGIVVTVTQIGYTLGLFFIVPLGDLFDRRKLIAGQAVLSAVALGAVGIAPSAAMLLASLAIVGLLAVVVQVLVAYAADLAVPSERGRAVGTVTSGVILGILLARFVAGVVADFAGWRWVYLVSAALTLVMAVVLYLILPRHEAARPHTSYPRLLGSVVLLFVQEPLLRVRAVLAMLIFATFNVLWAPLVLPLSAAPFSLSHTEIGLFGLAGVAGALGARWTGGLVDRGRGHLVTGLSLLLMTAAWLPIAFMGLSLWLLVAGIVMLDLAIQAVHVTNQSLIFSRRPDARSRLVGGYMIFYSLGSALGSIASTMTYGAFGWSGVCLLGVGIGLFALAFWALTLRVGR; this is translated from the coding sequence ATGAATCTGCAGGTTGTGGACGGCGTGGCAACAGGAGCGGAGCGGGCTGACAGGCTGCCGCGGGCAATACCAGCTTCGCCACCGGGATTGTCGGGAATGACGGCGCTGGTCTTCGCCATTGCCTGTGGCCTGAGCGTCGCCAACGTCTATTTCGCCCATCCGCTGCTTGACGCCATAGCGCATGATTTCGCCATCGCGCCGGCCTCGGTGGGCATTGTGGTGACGGTCACGCAGATCGGCTACACGCTCGGCCTGTTCTTCATCGTGCCGCTTGGCGATCTCTTCGATCGCCGCAAGCTCATCGCCGGGCAGGCGGTGCTTTCCGCCGTGGCGCTGGGTGCGGTCGGGATTGCGCCGAGCGCCGCGATGCTGCTGGCAAGCCTCGCGATCGTCGGGCTCCTTGCGGTAGTGGTGCAGGTGCTGGTGGCTTACGCCGCCGATCTCGCCGTGCCATCCGAGCGGGGGCGGGCGGTCGGCACCGTCACCAGCGGCGTCATCCTTGGCATCCTGCTTGCACGCTTCGTCGCCGGCGTCGTCGCCGACTTCGCCGGCTGGCGCTGGGTCTATCTTGTCTCGGCGGCGCTGACGCTCGTCATGGCGGTGGTTCTCTACCTTATCCTGCCGCGCCACGAGGCGGCGCGGCCCCACACATCCTATCCGCGCCTGCTGGGCTCGGTGGTGCTGCTGTTCGTGCAGGAACCGCTGCTGCGCGTGCGTGCGGTGCTGGCCATGCTGATCTTCGCCACTTTCAACGTGCTGTGGGCGCCGCTGGTGCTGCCGCTGAGCGCTGCGCCATTTTCACTCTCGCATACCGAGATCGGGCTGTTCGGCCTTGCCGGCGTCGCCGGCGCATTGGGCGCGCGCTGGACGGGAGGCTTGGTCGATCGCGGGCGCGGGCACCTGGTCACCGGCCTCAGCCTGCTTCTGATGACGGCCGCCTGGCTGCCGATCGCCTTCATGGGTCTGTCGCTGTGGTTGCTTGTCGCCGGCATCGTCATGCTGGACCTGGCGATCCAGGCCGTCCATGTCACCAATCAGAGCCTGATTTTTTCGCGCCGGCCGGATGCGCGCAGCCGGCTGGTCGGCGGCTACATGATCTTCTATTCGCTTGGCAGCGCGCTCGGCTCGATCGCTTCGACCATGACTTACGGCGCCTTTGGCTGGAGCGGCGTCTGTCTGCTTGGGGTGGGCATCGGCCTGTTCGCTTTGGCTTTCTGGGCGCTCACGCTGCGCGTGGGTCGGTAG